Proteins from one Natrinema salinisoli genomic window:
- a CDS encoding chorismate mutase, whose amino-acid sequence MTREPTDTETDGGIDDEDRTPEEMDLDELREEIRTIDQEIVELIAQRTYVADTIAAVKDEQGLPTTDEKQEQQVMERAGDNAEQFDVDANLVKAIFRLLIELNKVEQRESR is encoded by the coding sequence ATGACTCGAGAGCCAACGGACACGGAGACGGACGGCGGAATCGACGACGAGGATCGCACGCCCGAGGAGATGGACCTCGACGAACTGCGCGAGGAGATTCGGACGATCGATCAGGAGATCGTCGAACTGATCGCGCAGCGAACGTACGTCGCGGACACGATCGCGGCGGTCAAAGACGAACAGGGCCTGCCGACGACCGACGAGAAACAGGAACAGCAGGTCATGGAGCGAGCGGGCGATAACGCCGAACAGTTCGATGTCGACGCGAACCTCGTCAAGGCGATCTTTCGGCTGTTGATCGAACTGAACAAGGTCGAGCAGCGGGAGAGCAGGTAG